The stretch of DNA TCTTCCAGGGCCTCTGCAGAAGCCAAATGTGCGCCAGCGGGGGGGGCAGCGACGGGCGACGCCGTCTGGCTCGCATGCTCCAACCAGCTTCCTTCAGAGCTCATATTGGTCGCCATTGACGTTGTGGGGAGGGggcgaggggaggggggaggggaggggggaggggaggggggagggggcagCTTCAAAGCTACCAGAGTCAAAGGAGCCAAAAAACGACTGAATCGATAGACGCTCTGAGCGCTGTCAGTGTCACCCGCAGAGAGCGcaaacggcgaggcgcacaaGAGAGCCTGTTTACCAACGTCGGAAAGACACGGCGACACAAAACAACGAATGCAGGTCTGTGTAACACACGCACGACCAAGATATGGCGGAAAAACGGAGCTGGTACGTCAGCTGTCCGCGCTAACGGACTAAGAAAACTCAGCGAAAACGCGCGCAACTTGCTCCCCGGCCCCAGGCTACCCCCTGCGACGTTGAATCACCCCGGTACCACAcgcggcgctggacgcgAGAGCGGAAACAGAAAACACGGACTTTTCTGAGCGAACCTTGGCGCCTGTGGCTCACGACACCGCCGCAAATCCACGCAAACTCTCACACGGCGAAACCCTTGAAAGGGGACACTCTAGGGAACACTCCTGAGGCGCTTACGATTCAGTACGTTTACGTGGCCTCTGCACTACGAAATACACGCGGATGCTTTCGTCGGAGTGCGAACAGGCCTACTCAAGGAAATTGTGAGTCACGAGGAACTGAAGGCCGCGGCAATCGTGTGGCAGACAAAGGCCGACAAAGGAGAAACGGACGTTGATACATATGCACGGAGGACTTGTGCCCCGGGCTACCCACGTTCTCCATTGGACTACCTCGTGAGAATCCACTCTTCGCACAGAGGAAAGCGACGATGGTCATCCTCGACCTTCTAGCTATACTCTCGTCCCATTCATGAGAGCCGGGGGGACGCGAGCAGTTGCACACCGCACATCCGCAAATGTACGGATGGAGGGCGCGTGTCGATGAAGCAGGAAAAAGTCACGACGGGGGGCGGTAAAGCAGCGGCTGCATACAAGTTCATGTCTGAAGTGAAACGTCCCCCCTTCCACAGAGGATCTGCGAACCGTGCTGTGGCTTCCCGCAAACCGGTCGACGTCCCAAGCGCGATCCGAACGGCCGCAAAATCTCCAGGCACCGTACTAGCAAAGAGCCTCCCAAAGATCGATCGCGAAGTCTGCTGTTTCACGCtgcaggaggagggagagcgtctgcggcaggccTGAAAACGCTTGTCTCAAGCTACAGTAACACAGCGTAGAAGCCTCCAGCACGTGGACAAGCAGCTGAAGGAAGACATCCAGAACACCGGTGCAGTGGACGAACCTAAGCTGGAGACGCATTGCCACCACAGCCCACGGAGGAAATGAGAATCCCAGGGAAACCCGCGTCGCAGAAGCGGGGAACGAGCCTCGGCATGCAACTAGACCCAGGACTCCATGTCACCGCCGGGTGCTGATGCAGCACACAGCTGCGGCTCATCGGTAGCAGACTACCCGAACCGTCTCTAAAGTgtcgtccgcctcgccttgACCGTTCGCAGAAGGCTCGTGCTCTATGAACATTCCCATTTGCAAACGCACCGGTTCCGTCTAGGGGAGTACCCCCTACATTCGAATCGCAAAAACTACCCCAGCCGCCAGCTGTACGCCGTATGAACAATCTAAAACGTACACATTATGACGCCGAACGCCCACCTGCCACGCCGGCTCCTTCTCGAAAGCAGGCTTTCAACAGAGGTTGAGCAACTAAGGTATAGACAGGGACACAGGGAGACCTCGTGTCAAGTAGTTTCGTCACGCCGTGGGCGCCACAgtgctgcatgcatgcggcggtTACCTCGTGCAGCCAGCGAAAAGGGAGATGTCGTTTGCCGATGCTCTGCCGCTTTTTGGACGCGACAGGGGCTTTTTCTTTCAATTATTGGCTGTCTCGCCACCTCATAGGTCTTCGTGCCACCTTACTTCTGTCCCTGGATTGCATATGACGAAgcaggaagaggcggcgctgtCAAAGTGAATTCACCATATTTCTGCGCAACGCCGCTCGGCCGCCCTCGCTTCCACAACGAGACCGAAGATAGATCGCTGGTCTACTACTTGGTGCACAGGCGCGTATGGTGCTTCGTCTCAGGGGGCGCAGAGCTGACTCGAGCGCGTTCTTACGGCTTGTTATGCGGCTGTTAGTAACCGAGTCTCGTTCACAGAGTGGCAGAGCCGATGTCTTGTTCCTCAAACCACAGACTGACTGTTGAATGTAAAGGCGCTTGCATTGTTTTCGTCCACTTTCTTCATCGTCCGTAGCAAACATGAATACGGAATCGCCCGCTACGTCATAGTCTCCGCGTGCAGTTCGCTGCACACCGGTTTGTTGTGCTGCTCCGCCGCACCCCGGGAGCCGCATTCTACACTTTTGTAGTTCGTCTGGTGAATTCCTTTTCCGGGATTCTCTTCCTTTCGCGTTCTGCCGGTTGCTACAATGCGCCGCCCTACCCAGATCGGTCCTGTGGTGGCGTCAAGTTTgagcgcttcttcttcgcagagAAGCCGGTTCGCTTTTCAGCCACGTGATGCGGAACCCAAGCAGCCGCTGTCAGCGCAAGGGGGGGATGCCTCGCCTTCAGAGAGCGCCAAGTTTCTGAGTTCCCCTCGGCGCTCGTCGTGTAAGGGTCGGGCCTCGTTGGCGGCTGCCGGGGGGGGGCCTCCACTGTATGTTCTTACGTCGGGTGCCTTGTATGGCAGCGACACGTTCAAGGCCAAATACGTCCTTACTCAGATCATCGTTCTTCAGTCAGCGTTCTACTTCCTCTATGCCCTTTTCGCTCTCGGCGCACTCACATTTTTCGCCGTGGATCGCGGAGATTGGCTTCCGGGCGTTCCATTCACCGGCGAAGATGCCTCCGGTAGCCACAACACCGCACTGACACCCGTCACTCCCTCCGCTGAGCCTGCACCGGGACGAAACAACCAGTCTCTCGTTGGGCTACCGCCCCTGACGGAATACGCTGAAGGCGAGTTCCCACGCAACGGAGCTGAACACGAGAACAACGACAGCGTGCGAACTCAGGGTGAGACCGGCCGAGAACGCTCTACAAATGctgcgagaagcagcagacgccgccgcggtcgagCGCCTCGAAGGACGAGGATTCTTTTCGATACAGGGATATATACACTTGCGACTAGCGAAGGCCGCGTCCTGCTTTCCGTCCTATTTTTCACCAGCATCGCCATGTAGGTGGATGGCCTTGAACCCAGGTGACAGGGTGGCgcggggcgaagaggaggcgcggagggaagCGGGAAATGATGGTGGAGCGCTACGGATGTACTCCCTCTCGCGGTCAGACCACCACACATGCTGCAAGCCGACTGCTGTCACAGCGCAAGACTGTTACAACTAGGGCCTCTCTAAATTTCGCCGTGTGCTATATAGGATGCCCATTCACTTACCGTCTGCACATACACCGCACTGAGAGAAGGAGCCACAAGTTGCCAGTGCAGACCGTCGTGCTTTCCTGGAAaactcgcgccgctgcgctgtgGACTGCACACGATATTACGATCCGCGAGTATTTCATCGCGCTTTCCAAGGCAgcagcctcgtctgcggcgctgttGTGTGCGCCCCTCTTTAGTCGTTTTCTACTTTTGCAAGGCTTCCTTGTGTTATCTCTTTAAAAAGCGAGTTAGGCCCCCTCCGGTCCGCGCCTTGGAAAGGAACGCCTTTCCGAATAAATACCCCAGGCACTGCATCCTGGTTGTCTTTCGCAGGTCGTACTTGGTTTTTATGGTTGTCCAGCGAGCGCGAAAATGCCTGGACTTCTGCTTCTCCATCCACTTCTTTCACTTGCTGGCCTGTTGGGCCTTCGACGGCTTCCCATCCAGCCGTAAGGACTGCTCACTCATGGTCGGACGCCTCGCAGTGCCTTCTCAGTTTCCCTATATCGAGGGACGGTGTTTTCCACGTAACATGATTGTCTAGGGTGTCAGCCACCTACGCAGCGTTTGCGGCTCCGCCTCTGTTCAGCGATTGCGTGCCGCTTCAGCAGCTGGTTGACTGGTTTAGCCGCTGCTCAGGAGTAGGATAGTGAGGTCCAACGCTCTTGACTGTAGGCAGTCGGTTGGGATGGAGGTGTTCTACACACAGAAATAATTTGGCCGTTTGTGTTGCGTAGCACCTGCTCATCTCTGGGCGCGCCCGTCTGTGGCGCACGACACTATTCTGTGTACAACGGTCCAGCTCCAGTTCCGACAGCGAAGTGCATAGCTCCCCcccacccctccccccccagcACCGGAACAACCCTTTTTTCTGGCTATTTTGGCGTGCGGTTTGTAAGTGAATATTCTGTTTCTCACTTTTTTGGTGTGCGGTTTCGAACCTCGCAGCGAGTTGGTggctctgcagcgcagcgtcCGCCACAGCAACGACAGCGATTTCTCAGTACTTCTGTCGACAGGTGGAGATGCAAGATATCCAGTTGGAGAGGCAGCCAGCGGGTAGTCGGCGAGGTTCTTCCGAGGCTGAGAGCGTCACCTCCGTtggaagcagcagcagcgacggtAGTAGTGGTTTCGGCGTGCCCAGCATGGACGCTACAACGAGCTCAGAGGCTCCAGAAGATCTGAAAGGAGTCAAGGAACTCCCTCCCGTCCTTTCGACCAGCGGGCATAGTCGAAACACAGAATTTGCCACACCAGCTCGTGCCGACCGGTCGTTTCCACTACATGCTACTCATAGCATTTTGGAGGCCGGTGGGAGTGAGGGATCATCATGAGGCGAAGTCCAACTTAGGCTGCTGTGATGGCGAtggttttttcttctgttcGTTGACGGGGATGTAGAGAGATTGATTCACACGCTATTCGAAGAGTCTTCTACTAAGCAACTTGCTCTTTTTGCAGTCTGCTGTCGCAGTGTCGTAGCCTCCCATCTAGCTTTACGTGTCGTCTTCGAGGCGAATCATACAGATTACAGGCCCATATACAGGTTGACCTGAGGATATTTCACAGCCTGTGCTCCAGTGGCCTCAGCAAATTCCGTTCAGGAGGCCTAATATGCTCTGGATAATGCAGGGGTAGAGAGGCTAATAGCAGGCGTCAGTGTTCGGGTGCGAGCCAAGGCACCTCAGATAGTAACAGCGGCACGCCAAAACacgctggcgctcgcggatTAGGACCACTGGCTGCGTACACACCGGTGAAATCGTGCCAACACGGCGACTTGGTATTATATCAGCATCGCCACCCCCGCTTATGGCTCACTGAGGATCGCAGGCACCTCGACGCGAGCGTTAGAATCCATCTTACTCCCGAAGGTGGCTGGAGACGCAGGGAGCAGCTGCTGATGGGAGGACCGCACACACCAAAATATTGCGAGGGGTGCCTTTGTGTACAGAGTCATCGGCTATTGCCTCTACCTGACAGAAGCGACTACTTCCTCCCCTGGTCAGCGTCCACATGCCCACAGAAGGGCAGCTGCTAGCACCTCAGCCTGAAAAGCACCATATGGTTTCCACAGTCAGAAAGCAGCCGTATTCTTCGTTGCTTCTCTGACGTCCTGACGCACGACTTCATCGACACCCTGTCGAAAGCAAGCGGGCATGCTTCCCGAGGAGGAAACCCAGGCCCCATACATCCTATGAAGTGATGAAGAACATGAAGAATTCGCGATCGCAGGCGTACAAAATCATTGTGAGTCTCGTTGTTGTACTGCCTTTCTTCCGTCTTCCCAAAGCCTGAGCAGTACGTGCTCGCTCGCTCTCCACTAGCCGCTCGTCTGCTCCTAGCCGCTGTGCAGGACTGAGACGCGTTGTTCTTCCCATGGCGGCTCGCTGGAGACCACTGCTCCTGGTTGTCTGAGATTCTGCTCGCACACAAGCGCGCGAAGTTTCACACGAGGTGGGCAGTCTTGCATTGAAAGTGTCGCTACGGTGAGACCCATGCGGTCAGAGGTGTGCCAGAATGACACGCGAGGAAGTTGGAATTTCAACATTTGTTTCGAATGCTTTCTTGGCCAGCACAACCGTCTTGGCAGCAGTGCTGGATCGCCCCGCTTGCCTACTCTGCCATTCCCGGTAGTTGAAGTCTACCGTCGGGGAGATTTGGCGCTGCGGGATTTTTCGGTTGGCTATCTGTGTATTCCTTGCGTTATTTGTTCTTTTTTCTGGAGGGAGTGCTTTGTAATACTCGAGCTTTCGAAGCGCTTGCCGCGGAGAGGGTCGAAAACTCACAGTACTGGTGTAGTGCCATCGGCTTCCTGAAGCTTTGTACAATTTGTGAAGCTTCCTTTTTTCGGAGCATTTTCTGAGGCTTTCTCGGCTCTTTTTTTCGAGGGATAAACCTCAGAACCGATCATTTTTTGCAGTCTGGGCGGGCATGCGCCACGCTGTCTATTGTTGCAACTGCTTCCGAACACACCTGGCCGTCTCCGGTCCTCGCTTCAACTTTAGGACGCCAGTGTAGGCACACCAACACAACATTCTTGCAGCGTGGTGCTGCTTAAACGCTGGACTGTGGAGGGGGAAGTGCCGTTCTCTGAGTACGCAAGAGGACGCCCCTCATTCGAAAGACCCTCGGCGGTGTGTCTGTTGTTCGCGTGGAACCGCGGGACGGCGCAGGTTTGTGCTGCAGTTAGCTGTGTACAACACAGCCTATCCTCACAGCTGTGAGAACTCAGGCGCAAATCTCGGTTGCCTGGCTCCGTGCTTGGCGAAGGTATCACGATGGATTCTGGTCCTGCTCGCTGTTCTGCCTGTTCACGCGAGGATATTGCTCTTTGCAAACGCACTACGCGATACACCCAGACATGTTGCCGTGCTAGTTGCATTTTTGTG from Besnoitia besnoiti strain Bb-Ger1 chromosome V, whole genome shotgun sequence encodes:
- a CDS encoding hypothetical protein (encoded by transcript BESB_060970), coding for MRRPTQIGPVVASSLSASSSQRSRFAFQPRDAEPKQPLSAQGGDASPSESAKFLSSPRRSSCKGRASLAAAGGGPPLYVLTSGALYGSDTFKAKYVLTQIIVLQSAFYFLYALFALGALTFFAVDRGDWLPGVPFTGEDASGSHNTALTPVTPSAEPAPGRNNQSLVGLPPLTEYAEGEFPRNGAEHENNDSVRTQASPCRWMALNPGDRVARGEEEARREAGNDGGALRMYSLSRSYLVFMVVQRARKCLDFCFSIHFFHLLACWAFDGFPSSPSWWLCSAASATATTAISQYFCRQVEMQDIQLERQPAGSRRGSSEAESVTSVGSSSSDGSSGFGVPSMDATTSSEAPEDLKGVKELPPVLSTSGHSRNTEFATPARADRSFPLHATHSILEAGGSEGSS